Proteins co-encoded in one Nothobranchius furzeri strain GRZ-AD chromosome 4, NfurGRZ-RIMD1, whole genome shotgun sequence genomic window:
- the LOC139069582 gene encoding mucin-7-like isoform X1, which produces MGHPGKVWSSPSWTSPSPVMERQRSQGLPEAPEPGPGTAECSCLLPGSIHVRTRPPRPRPDPHTGPATPKPRAPRPPPRPAQGYCSRQAVTHGRRQDPQGAPLTTAISPPPEATQAPPEGGNSPPVPDTPQ; this is translated from the coding sequence atgggacatccaggtaaggtttggtcctccccgtcctggacctccccctcccctgtgatggaacggcagaggagccaaggcctacctgaggcccccgaacccgggccaggcactgctgagtgttcctgccttcttcccggcagcatacatgtcaggacccgacccccaaggccccgcccagatccccacacggggccggccacccccaaaccccgagcccccaggcccccacccagacccgcccaggggtattgcagccgccaggcagtgacccatggccgccgccaagatccccaaggggccccactcacaaccgccatcagtccaccccccgaggcaacccaagcacctccagaggggggcaacagccccccagtcccagacaccccccagtga